cttcaaaaacacacctccaccacagaagaagaagaagaagaagaagaagaagaagaagaagaacatatGCACAAGCACAAACATATCAATACATTATCAGAGAGGTGTCAGAGTGAAGTGGCTACCAGTGTTCTTTGCCTTGCTCTACCAATGAGGTCAACCAGAATATTAGTGCATAAAATAGTTTTGCAAGGGAAGTCTCGAGATGCAGATGCTTAAGATAAAACTGGTTCCTGTTCACAGACCACTAAGGTTgtgattaatatattttttcctGTGAGTTAACATATTTGACAGGAAATAACAATTTTGTAAGATCCGATAAGAAAGGTGTTGCTGTAGTTGTCAAGAAGGATAGAAACAATATCTGGTATCTTGTGTCTGCTGATGAATAAGGTTTGAGTTGTGCAAGCAAGGACATATTAGCAATTAGACAGCTTAATATATTGAATGTGGTGCAAATGTATCTTAATAATGAATTCAAAAACACAAAGACAGTAAAATGGAAAGAATATTGTGTTGCTTCTAACCAATGAAATGATTTAGCAACAATGTGTTTGCAAAGCCATGACCTTTGTGGACAAGAACAGGCCAAACAGGAACATAGGAATAAGAATATGATCAGGTGTTCTCTTCCCATACTTATCAccaaagatgtgtgtgtgtgtgtgtgtgtgtgtgtgtgtgtgtgtgtgtgtgtgtgtgtgtgtgtgtgtgtgtgtgtgtgtgtgtgtgtgtgtgtgtgtgtgtgtgtgtgtgtgtgtgtgtgtgtgtgtgtgtgtgtgtgtgtgtgtgtgtgtgtgtgtgtgtgtgtgtgtgtgtgtgtgtgtacacagtaTAGGTCTCAGGGTCATGTGTGGGGGATACAATCATATAAAAGGCAGCGTTCCCCAGTTCTGACATTCAGGAAAAGTGAGACGTGACCATGTTCTTCCTTGTCAGTTGTTTTGCTCTTGTGGTCTCTGCACTGGGTAAGTGTCTGGCGGTTTACCAGCAGATGCATTATCTGTAGAAAACCTTTCTGTGACTGTGTGCTAGAACACTTCTTGGTATATACATTCACAACATTGGAACAAGCATTTCCATTTTTGATTAGAGCTGTGTATTCGCAACAATCTGGCATTAAGCATCAAGATATAATTGTGATGCAATATACTGCGATGCTGAGCAGCCACATTGTAATTTTCAAAAATCTTATTTTAGAGAAAtacaccactatatgcagaaaATCGTTTAAAATAGTTACTACTACAcaatcagaacagtggaatCTGCATTTGCATTTATTGCAGTCTCTAAAATCATAGCACTACATTGAGAGGGTACATACTGAATCTATGCagataaaagaaaacaaatttACTGAGTTATTTCAATGCAACTTATTAAAGTTAATTATAGCTATTTTTGTGAATTGATCACGAAATATACTATTGCATTACTAAGTAGCATCACGTACAAGAAATAACTGGATTCTTGTACCCCTTTTTTCGTTCGTGTGATTTGGCCTCAGGGTGTGGAGTACCTTCTATCAGGCCCCAAGTGAGAGGTAACGACAAGATTGTAAATGGACAGAACGCTGTGTCTGGATCCTGGCCCTGGCAGGTCTCCCTTCAGGTAAACCGAGTAATACAAAGTTAATCTGTAATTCAGAAAATTACAATATTGTTAATATGTAATGTTATAACTGTAGGACGGTAGGGGATTCCACTTCTGTGGAGGATCTCTGATCAGCCAGAACTGGGTTGTCACTGCTGCTCACTGCCGCGTGTCGTAAGTCATTTTTGCCATCTCCCACATCTAAATGAGAAAAGTCACAACATGTTCCCCTTTGTGATCACttctctgtatgtttgaatttTTTCCAGCTCTAGGAACCACCGCGTGATTTTGGGAGAACATGATCGTCAGTCCATGCTGAGCAAATTCAGGTCAAGACAATTTCCAGGGTAAGCAACACCAAAAGTTCTCTTTATTTCAAAAAATATATAGTATCTCAGTGGATTTCCTGGAGAAACACTGGCATTCATGGCTCATGATTTGTGCTCACCTCTCCATCCAGGTCATCACTCACCCCTACTACAACGCCCAGAACTTCAACAATGACATCACCCTTCTGAAGCTGTCCTCCCCAGTTCAGATGACATCCCGTGTGACTCCTGTGTGCCTGGCCTCCTCCAGCACCAGCATCCCCACTGGAACCTCATGTGTCACCACCGGGTGGGGCAAGACCGGCCAAACCTGTGAGTGAGCCCACCTTCTAAGTATTGCACACGATGAACCATACCTCCTTGAGAACGATGCAAACATATTTTAGGACAGCTAGCCTCATTACCTTTATTCTATTTCGTTCTCAGCAAGCCCCCGCTACCTCCAGCAGACTTCCCTGCCTATGCTCAGCCCGGCTCAGTGCAAGCAGTACTGGGGTTCTAACAGGATCACTGATGCTATGATCTGTGCCGGTG
This genomic window from Pseudochaenichthys georgianus chromosome 16, fPseGeo1.2, whole genome shotgun sequence contains:
- the LOC117460649 gene encoding LOW QUALITY PROTEIN: chymotrypsin-like protease CTRL-1 (The sequence of the model RefSeq protein was modified relative to this genomic sequence to represent the inferred CDS: inserted 1 base in 1 codon) is translated as MFFLVSCFALVVSALGCGVPSIRPQVRGNDKIVNGQNAVSGSWPWQVSLQDGRGFHFCGGSLISQNWVVTAAHCRVSSRNHRVILGEHDRQSXAEQIQVKTISRVITHPYYNAQNFNNDITLLKLSSPVQMTSRVTPVCLASSSTSIPTGTSCVTTGWGKTGQTSSPRYLQQTSLPMLSPAQCKQYWGSNRITDAMICAGASGVSSCQGDSGGPLVCQNGGVWSLVGIVSWGTSNCNVRTPAVYARVSYLHSWIDQTVASN